One region of Candidatus Rokuibacteriota bacterium genomic DNA includes:
- the nrfD gene encoding polysulfide reductase NrfD: MLKAPHWEMLIVWYFFLGGIAGGAYFTAAIADNFGSARDRAVAKVGYLLSLPLAAACGILLIVDLGVPTRFLNMLGTFKFWDPMSIGAWGIGIFGLFSLGSSVLSFSSSARALALRRKGSLVGSIFGFFLAAYTGVLLSNTALPFWSDARLMGALFLASGASTGLAAISLLMWLGSGSGGEGLAKVKRADRYSMIIELVLLAVFLGLLGSAAQPITTGRLAPLFWGGLVGVGLVIPLLLELVGRRVKAVAAIAAVLVLVGGFVLRYVVVMSVQT, translated from the coding sequence ATGCTTAAGGCCCCGCACTGGGAGATGCTGATCGTCTGGTACTTCTTCCTCGGCGGGATCGCCGGCGGGGCGTACTTCACGGCGGCGATCGCCGACAACTTCGGGAGCGCCCGTGACCGGGCGGTGGCCAAGGTGGGCTACCTCCTGTCGCTCCCGCTGGCCGCCGCCTGCGGCATCCTGCTCATCGTGGACCTCGGGGTGCCGACGCGGTTCCTCAACATGCTGGGCACGTTCAAGTTCTGGGACCCGATGTCCATCGGGGCGTGGGGCATCGGCATCTTCGGGCTCTTCTCGCTCGGGTCGTCCGTTCTGAGCTTCTCGAGCTCGGCGCGGGCGCTGGCGCTCCGCCGGAAGGGCAGCCTCGTCGGCAGCATCTTCGGGTTCTTCCTGGCCGCCTACACGGGCGTGCTCCTCAGCAACACCGCGCTGCCGTTCTGGAGTGACGCGCGGCTGATGGGCGCGCTCTTCCTGGCCTCCGGCGCGTCGACCGGCCTGGCGGCCATCTCGCTCCTGATGTGGCTCGGCAGCGGCTCCGGCGGCGAGGGCTTGGCCAAGGTGAAGCGGGCCGATCGGTACTCGATGATCATCGAGCTCGTCCTGCTGGCGGTCTTCCTGGGCCTGCTCGGGTCCGCCGCCCAGCCGATCACGACGGGCCGCCTTGCGCCGCTCTTCTGGGGGGGGCTCGTGGGGGTGGGACTCGTCATCCCGCTCCTGCTCGAGCTGGTCGGCCGGCGCGTGAAGGCCGTGGCGGCGATCGCGGCTGTCCTGGTGCTCGTCGGTGGCTTCGTGCTGCGTTACGTCGTGGTGATGTCCGTCCAGACCTGA
- a CDS encoding 4Fe-4S dicluster domain-containing protein — protein sequence MARTLAMFTDTSLCIGCRACQVACKQWNELGMETPQWTGTYQNQPHFTDQTYRLVRFVEEARPTGELAWLLMSDVCKHCAQAGCLEACPTGAIYRTQYGTVDIKQDVCNGCRYCVSSCPFGVVAFDKTAGTAKKCTFCNDRIQNGLGPACAKACPTESIQFGFRDDLVAKAQKRVEALKGMGFRDAQLYGADSKGFLGGLNAFFLLLSKPSTYNLPDSPKVPQRNVVADSLLSIASGVLVGLGALLAFRGRGQGGGDA from the coding sequence ATGGCCCGCACGCTGGCGATGTTCACGGACACCTCCCTGTGCATCGGCTGTCGCGCCTGCCAGGTCGCGTGCAAGCAGTGGAACGAGCTCGGCATGGAGACGCCGCAGTGGACCGGCACCTATCAGAACCAGCCGCACTTCACCGACCAGACCTACCGCCTCGTGCGCTTCGTCGAGGAGGCGCGGCCGACGGGCGAGCTGGCCTGGCTGCTCATGTCGGACGTCTGCAAGCACTGCGCCCAGGCCGGCTGTCTCGAGGCCTGTCCGACCGGCGCGATCTACCGGACGCAGTACGGAACGGTGGACATCAAGCAGGACGTCTGCAACGGCTGCCGCTACTGCGTCTCCTCGTGCCCGTTCGGCGTGGTGGCGTTCGACAAGACCGCGGGCACGGCGAAGAAGTGTACGTTCTGCAACGACCGGATCCAGAACGGGCTTGGCCCGGCGTGCGCGAAGGCGTGCCCCACCGAGTCGATCCAGTTCGGCTTCCGGGACGACCTCGTCGCGAAGGCGCAGAAGCGTGTCGAGGCGCTCAAGGGCATGGGCTTCAGGGACGCCCAGCTCTACGGCGCCGACTCGAAGGGCTTCCTCGGCGGCCTGAACGCGTTCTTCTTGCTCCTGTCGAAGCCCTCTACCTACAACCTGCCCGACAGCCCGAAGGTGCCGCAGCGGAATGTCGTCGCGGACTCCCTCCTGTCCATCGCCTCGGGGGTCCTGGTCGGGCTCGGTGCGTTGCTCGCGTTCCGCGGCCGCGGGCAGGGAGGCGGCGATGCTTAA
- a CDS encoding HAD family hydrolase, producing the protein MRYGRWDALLFDLFDTLVLFDRERLPEIHVNGRALRSTAGQMHEVFRPFAPGVSLEEFVSALFWSWQEAERVRGESHREVPAAERFALLFGRLGLDPAAMAREALPILLATHMEALAKAVVFPGHHREVLVTLGARHRLAVVSNFDYTPTTRLVLEREGIASLFAAIVISDAVGWRKPTPVIFESALGALGVPPGRALFVGDRADIDVAGAHGVGMQAVWINRAREALPAGAPRAEFEIQDLAELGRIVGG; encoded by the coding sequence ATGAGGTACGGGAGGTGGGACGCGCTCCTCTTCGATCTCTTCGACACGCTGGTGCTCTTCGACCGGGAGCGGCTGCCCGAGATCCACGTGAACGGGCGCGCGCTGCGCTCCACCGCCGGGCAGATGCACGAGGTCTTTCGCCCCTTCGCCCCCGGCGTGTCGCTGGAGGAGTTCGTCTCGGCGCTCTTCTGGAGCTGGCAGGAGGCCGAGCGTGTCCGCGGCGAGAGCCACCGGGAGGTGCCGGCGGCGGAGCGCTTCGCCCTGCTCTTCGGCCGTCTGGGCCTGGACCCGGCGGCGATGGCGCGGGAGGCGCTGCCCATCCTCCTCGCGACCCACATGGAGGCCCTGGCGAAGGCCGTAGTGTTCCCCGGCCACCATCGCGAGGTGCTCGTCACGCTGGGGGCGCGGCACCGGCTCGCGGTCGTCTCCAACTTCGACTACACGCCCACGACGCGATTGGTCCTCGAGCGCGAGGGCATCGCGTCCCTCTTCGCGGCCATCGTCATCTCGGACGCGGTGGGCTGGCGAAAGCCCACGCCCGTGATCTTCGAGAGCGCGCTCGGCGCGCTCGGCGTGCCGCCGGGGCGCGCCCTCTTCGTGGGAGACCGGGCGGATATCGACGTGGCGGGAGCCCACGGCGTGGGGATGCAGGCGGTGTGGATCAACCGCGCCCGTGAGGCGCTGCCCGCGGGGGCCCCGCGGGCCGAGTTCGAGATCCAGGATCTGGCGGAGCTGGGTCGGATCGTCGGCGGCTGA
- the trxB gene encoding thioredoxin-disulfide reductase, producing the protein MGATRKVIIIGSGPAGYTAAIYAARANLAPVMFTGVQSGGQLMLTTLVENYPGFIEGIDGPPLMDNFRKQAERFGTEMIEEDVTAVDFGQRPFRVTGGDVKLEGHTVIVATGASAKLLGLPSESALMGRGVSTCATCDGFFFKDQNIMVVGGGDSAVEEALYLARLGRQVEMVHRRDALRASKIMQERAFKNSKIKFIWDATVSEVLDPAQGKVTAVRLRNLKTGAVWETPVDGLFVAIGHQPNTALFKGQLELHANEYVKVTPGTTQTSVPGVFAAGDVQDFTYRQAVTAAGTGCMAALEAERWLEAQGLGH; encoded by the coding sequence ATGGGAGCGACGCGCAAGGTGATCATCATCGGGTCCGGGCCGGCCGGTTACACCGCCGCCATCTACGCCGCCCGCGCCAACCTCGCCCCGGTGATGTTCACGGGCGTGCAGTCCGGCGGCCAGCTCATGCTGACGACGTTGGTGGAGAACTACCCGGGCTTCATCGAGGGGATCGATGGGCCGCCCCTCATGGACAACTTCCGGAAGCAGGCCGAGCGCTTCGGCACGGAGATGATCGAGGAGGACGTGACGGCGGTGGACTTCGGCCAGCGCCCCTTCAGGGTCACCGGAGGGGACGTCAAGCTCGAGGGCCACACGGTCATCGTCGCCACGGGCGCCTCGGCGAAGCTCCTCGGGCTCCCGAGCGAATCCGCGCTCATGGGGCGCGGCGTCTCGACCTGCGCGACCTGTGACGGCTTCTTCTTCAAGGACCAGAACATCATGGTGGTGGGCGGGGGTGACTCGGCCGTCGAGGAGGCGCTGTACCTGGCCCGGCTCGGCCGGCAGGTCGAGATGGTGCACCGCCGGGACGCGCTGCGCGCCTCGAAGATCATGCAGGAGCGCGCCTTCAAGAACTCCAAGATCAAGTTCATCTGGGATGCCACGGTGAGCGAGGTGCTGGATCCCGCCCAGGGCAAGGTCACAGCCGTCCGGCTGCGCAACCTCAAGACCGGCGCGGTGTGGGAGACGCCGGTGGACGGCCTCTTCGTCGCCATCGGGCACCAGCCCAACACGGCGCTGTTCAAGGGCCAGCTCGAGCTGCACGCGAACGAGTACGTCAAGGTCACGCCCGGCACGACCCAGACCTCGGTGCCCGGCGTCTTCGCCGCCGGCGACGTGCAGGACTTCACCTATCGCCAGGCCGTCACCGCGGCCGGCACGGGCTGCATGGCCGCCCTCGAGGCGGAGCGCTGGCTGGAGGCACAGGGCCTCGGTCACTGA
- a CDS encoding formate dehydrogenase accessory protein FdhE: MAIDLREEWADLLARRTELGAALTAYGEIVDQWAQWSAERPARLGWGSAECRARWERGVPLLAEAPPTIRADDLEELLGGVMERLAAAREDATPGLRRVAAAWDRGEIGPAALFPGPGRVGAPALEEVSGLPADLLSFLAYGSLRPALEPYFAGCRPHLDEHIWALGICPFCGGPPGFSDVLEDGKRRLACHLCGGGWTFGRLRCPHCGTEESADLVRLGLEERDQGYAIVACRRCKAYLKELDRRVRWNARSALVEDWGSPHFDVAAKRAGYWRACPTLLLLV, from the coding sequence GTGGCCATCGATCTCCGGGAAGAGTGGGCGGACCTGCTCGCGCGCCGCACCGAGCTCGGCGCGGCGCTCACAGCGTACGGGGAGATCGTCGACCAGTGGGCACAGTGGTCGGCGGAGCGCCCGGCGCGGCTCGGCTGGGGATCAGCGGAGTGCCGCGCCCGGTGGGAGCGTGGTGTCCCCCTGCTCGCCGAGGCCCCCCCGACGATCCGCGCCGACGACCTCGAGGAGCTTCTCGGCGGCGTGATGGAGCGGCTCGCGGCGGCCAGGGAGGATGCGACCCCGGGCTTGCGGCGGGTGGCGGCGGCGTGGGACCGGGGGGAGATCGGCCCGGCCGCCCTGTTCCCGGGACCCGGGAGGGTGGGGGCGCCCGCGCTCGAGGAAGTGTCGGGGCTGCCCGCTGACCTGCTGTCGTTCCTCGCCTACGGGAGCCTGCGGCCGGCGCTCGAGCCCTACTTCGCGGGGTGCCGGCCGCACCTGGACGAGCACATCTGGGCTCTCGGCATCTGCCCGTTCTGCGGAGGCCCTCCGGGCTTCTCCGACGTGCTCGAGGACGGCAAGCGACGGCTCGCATGCCACCTGTGCGGGGGTGGCTGGACGTTCGGGAGGCTGCGCTGCCCGCACTGCGGGACCGAGGAGAGCGCGGACTTGGTCCGTCTCGGGCTGGAGGAGCGCGACCAGGGCTACGCGATCGTCGCCTGCCGGCGCTGCAAGGCCTACCTCAAGGAACTGGACCGCAGAGTCCGCTGGAACGCTCGATCCGCGCTGGTCGAGGACTGGGGCTCTCCCCACTTCGACGTGGCCGCCAAGCGGGCCGGATACTGGAGGGCGTGCCCGACGCTGCTCCTGCTCGTGTGA
- a CDS encoding aspartate dehydrogenase yields the protein MIRVGVVGMGVIGRAVARAVTAGIPGIALAGVSVRDPAKAAGYPALPLPELIRRADLVVEAATQAALRDFGPDVLRAGKDLMILSVGGLVGVLDEWARLASAHRCRILVPSGAIAGLDGMKGAREGAITSVTMETRKPPRGLAGAPYVEQHGIDLDAITRETLLFEGSATEAVRAFPANVNVVAALSLAGVGPERTRIRIFAVPGQEHNRHRVVIEGEFGRLAVEIENVPSENPRTGKLSYLSAIAMLRELGASVRVGT from the coding sequence GTGATCAGGGTCGGGGTCGTGGGCATGGGAGTGATCGGGCGGGCGGTCGCCCGCGCCGTGACGGCGGGCATCCCGGGCATCGCGCTGGCCGGGGTCAGCGTGCGCGATCCGGCGAAGGCCGCCGGGTACCCCGCCCTGCCGCTGCCCGAGCTGATCCGCCGCGCCGATCTCGTCGTGGAGGCGGCCACTCAGGCGGCGCTGCGCGACTTCGGTCCCGACGTGCTCCGGGCTGGCAAGGATCTCATGATCCTCTCCGTCGGCGGCCTCGTCGGCGTGCTGGACGAGTGGGCCCGGCTCGCCTCCGCGCACCGGTGCCGGATCCTCGTGCCCTCCGGGGCCATCGCCGGCCTCGACGGAATGAAGGGCGCCCGCGAGGGCGCCATCACGTCGGTCACCATGGAGACCCGCAAGCCGCCCCGGGGGCTCGCGGGGGCGCCCTATGTCGAGCAGCACGGGATCGACCTCGACGCCATCACCCGCGAGACGCTCCTCTTCGAGGGATCGGCCACGGAGGCCGTGCGCGCCTTCCCCGCCAACGTCAACGTGGTGGCCGCGCTCTCGCTGGCCGGCGTGGGGCCCGAGCGCACCCGGATCAGGATCTTCGCCGTGCCCGGGCAGGAGCACAACCGGCACCGGGTCGTCATCGAGGGGGAGTTCGGGCGCCTCGCCGTCGAGATCGAGAACGTCCCCTCGGAGAACCCGCGCACCGGCAAGCTCTCCTATCTGTCCGCCATTGCCATGCTGAGGGAACTGGGTGCCTCCGTCCGCGTCGGGACCTGA
- a CDS encoding lactate utilization protein has protein sequence MATRAEFLDRVRREVRRAPALFEAEPAPRPARPEEAAAALRRGLAERWPGALARFQRELEGVAGVFHRVPALEAVSGLVADLARTMGARELVTWAPAALGVDLGPALGAAGLAVTAAPAGGGEAARLAHREAAARAQIGVTGVDWALAETGTLILVSGAGRPRSTSLLPDTHVAVFGRRQLLERLEQVGIMLEALHADPARHMTGAMINFITGPSRTADIELTLTRGVHGPKDVHAVFVEAL, from the coding sequence ATGGCGACGCGCGCCGAGTTCCTCGATCGCGTCCGCCGTGAGGTGCGGCGGGCCCCCGCGCTGTTCGAGGCGGAGCCGGCGCCGCGGCCGGCGCGCCCCGAGGAGGCCGCGGCCGCCCTGCGGCGGGGGCTGGCCGAGCGCTGGCCCGGGGCGCTGGCGCGCTTCCAGCGGGAGCTCGAGGGCGTGGCGGGTGTCTTCCACCGCGTGCCGGCCCTGGAGGCGGTGAGCGGGCTCGTCGCCGATCTGGCGCGGACGATGGGCGCGCGGGAGCTGGTGACGTGGGCGCCGGCCGCCCTCGGTGTCGACCTCGGGCCGGCGCTCGGCGCGGCGGGCCTCGCCGTGACCGCGGCGCCGGCCGGGGGCGGGGAGGCGGCGCGGCTCGCCCACCGCGAGGCCGCCGCGCGCGCCCAGATCGGGGTGACCGGCGTGGACTGGGCGCTGGCCGAGACCGGCACGCTGATCCTGGTCTCGGGCGCGGGGCGGCCGCGCTCGACCTCGCTCCTGCCGGACACCCACGTGGCCGTGTTCGGCAGGCGGCAGCTCCTCGAGCGGCTGGAGCAGGTCGGCATCATGCTGGAGGCGCTGCACGCCGACCCGGCGCGCCACATGACCGGGGCGATGATCAACTTCATCACCGGCCCCTCGCGCACGGCGGACATCGAGCTGACGCTGACCCGCGGCGTCCACGGCCCGAAGGACGTGCACGCCGTCTTCGTGGAGGCGCTGTGA
- the fdnG gene encoding formate dehydrogenase-N subunit alpha: MSLSRRDFLKVGSAATAGVVGGGRGLDLAPVEAAATTLKITEAKAVHGVCPYCAVGCAQLIYTKDNRIIDIEGDPDTPHTLGRLCPKGAATIQLSNNPLRPTKALYRAPGSDRWEEKPLEWMWDEIAKRVKATRDATFVEVEKGKDGKDVVVNRTEGLANLGSACIDNEECYLVTKLMRTLGVVYLEHQSRVUHSATVPALGTTFGRGAMTTNLIDIQNADVIIATSNMAENHPVGFQFVMKAKERGAKLIHVDPRFTRTSAAADMHLAIRSGTNIAFFGGLIKYAIDNNLYFKDYVVHYTNASFLIDPEFKTATDLAGLFAGFDEAKRAYDQKSWKYQLDAEGNPKRDLTLRDPHSVFQLMRRQYDRYTVEMVERVCGIPKEKFIAAAKLFCEASGPEKTGTITYALNLTQHTNGVENIRSLCMLQLLLGNAGRPGGGVVALRGHANVQGATDLAVLYQDLPGYHPTPLRDAHPDLKTYLEKTTPKSGFVVNRPKWVVSLLKAWYGDRATKENDYGFDWIPKRAAADAYSQQHTFVDMYNGKLKGFFVIGQNPAVGGSNTRVVREALHKLDWLVVQDIFLTETAEVWKAPASSSRAAVSPKDVKTEVFFLPAAPAAEKDGTLTNTMRLIQWHDKAVDPPGDVRSDAEHIYQLGRRLKALYAGSKAKRDQGILALTWEYGDTHPSILKVLVEMNGVALEELKDKDGKVLYKKGEPLKTFADLRDDGTTASGIWIYTGVTVADAEGKIVNRAASRKKADEKDYLAHGWGWAWPANRRILYNRAAAAPDGRPWSEKKKFLWWDPEAPSNVPDKKGRWVGFDVPDFNAFLAPDAKGGDNPYIMRADGKGAFFGPLVDGPFPEHYEPMESPVKNLLSKTQNNPTAKRWTVGEKRNELAGVGSTEYPYVITTYRLTEHHLSGVMSRNLPLLAELYESHFVEMSQELAKELGIQNGEKVTVMTPRGKIHVKAMVTQRLKPFTIDGRTVHQIGIPWHWGYNGVPALPGSKGDITNDLSANVGDPNVFIQESKAFLCNVKKGVV, from the coding sequence ATGAGTCTGTCGCGACGTGACTTCCTGAAGGTCGGGAGCGCCGCCACCGCCGGCGTCGTCGGCGGCGGCCGCGGGCTCGACCTGGCGCCGGTCGAGGCCGCGGCAACCACGCTGAAGATCACGGAGGCGAAGGCTGTCCACGGCGTCTGTCCGTACTGCGCCGTCGGCTGCGCCCAGCTGATCTACACGAAGGACAACCGGATCATCGACATCGAGGGCGACCCGGATACGCCCCACACGCTGGGGCGGCTTTGCCCGAAAGGTGCTGCGACCATCCAGCTGTCCAACAACCCCCTCCGCCCGACGAAGGCGCTCTACCGCGCGCCGGGATCCGACCGGTGGGAGGAGAAGCCGCTCGAGTGGATGTGGGACGAGATCGCCAAGCGCGTCAAGGCCACGCGGGACGCGACGTTCGTCGAGGTCGAGAAGGGCAAGGACGGCAAGGACGTCGTCGTGAACCGGACCGAGGGCCTCGCGAACCTCGGCTCCGCGTGCATCGACAACGAGGAGTGCTACCTCGTCACCAAGCTCATGCGGACCCTGGGGGTGGTCTACCTCGAGCACCAGTCCCGCGTCTGACACTCCGCCACGGTCCCAGCTTTGGGGACCACGTTCGGCCGCGGGGCGATGACGACGAACCTCATCGACATCCAGAACGCGGATGTCATCATCGCGACGTCCAACATGGCGGAGAACCACCCGGTCGGCTTCCAGTTCGTGATGAAGGCCAAGGAGCGCGGCGCCAAGCTCATCCACGTCGACCCGCGCTTCACCCGGACGAGCGCCGCCGCCGACATGCACCTGGCGATCCGCTCCGGCACGAACATCGCGTTCTTCGGGGGGCTGATCAAGTACGCGATCGACAACAACCTCTACTTCAAGGACTACGTCGTCCACTACACGAACGCGTCGTTCCTGATCGACCCGGAGTTCAAGACGGCGACGGACCTCGCCGGGCTCTTCGCGGGCTTCGACGAGGCGAAGCGGGCCTACGACCAGAAGTCCTGGAAGTACCAGCTCGACGCCGAGGGCAACCCGAAGCGCGACCTGACGCTCCGGGACCCGCACAGCGTCTTCCAGCTCATGCGGCGCCAGTACGACCGCTACACCGTCGAGATGGTGGAGCGTGTGTGCGGCATCCCGAAGGAGAAGTTCATCGCGGCCGCCAAGCTCTTCTGCGAGGCGAGCGGCCCCGAGAAGACGGGGACCATCACCTACGCGCTCAACCTCACGCAGCACACGAACGGGGTCGAGAACATCCGTTCTCTCTGCATGCTCCAGCTCCTGCTCGGCAACGCCGGACGGCCCGGCGGCGGCGTCGTCGCCCTCCGCGGCCACGCGAACGTCCAGGGCGCCACCGACCTGGCGGTGCTCTACCAGGACTTGCCGGGCTACCACCCCACGCCGCTCCGCGACGCGCACCCCGACCTCAAGACCTACCTCGAGAAGACCACGCCGAAGTCCGGCTTCGTGGTCAACCGCCCGAAGTGGGTGGTCTCGTTGCTGAAGGCGTGGTACGGGGATAGGGCCACCAAGGAGAACGACTACGGCTTCGACTGGATCCCCAAGCGCGCGGCCGCGGACGCCTACAGCCAGCAGCACACCTTCGTGGACATGTACAACGGCAAGCTCAAGGGGTTCTTCGTGATCGGCCAGAATCCCGCGGTGGGCGGCTCGAACACCCGCGTGGTGCGTGAGGCGCTGCACAAGCTCGACTGGCTGGTCGTCCAGGACATCTTCCTGACCGAGACGGCCGAGGTCTGGAAGGCCCCGGCCTCGTCCTCGCGAGCGGCCGTGAGCCCGAAGGACGTGAAGACGGAGGTCTTCTTCCTGCCGGCGGCGCCAGCGGCGGAGAAGGACGGGACCCTCACCAACACGATGCGCCTCATCCAGTGGCATGACAAGGCCGTCGACCCGCCGGGGGACGTGCGCTCGGATGCCGAGCACATCTACCAGCTCGGGCGGCGGCTGAAGGCGCTCTATGCCGGCTCGAAGGCCAAGCGTGACCAGGGGATCCTCGCGCTGACCTGGGAGTACGGCGACACGCATCCCAGCATCCTCAAGGTGCTCGTCGAGATGAACGGCGTCGCGCTCGAGGAGCTGAAGGACAAGGACGGAAAGGTCCTCTACAAGAAGGGCGAACCGCTCAAGACCTTCGCCGACCTCCGGGACGACGGCACCACGGCGTCGGGGATCTGGATCTACACGGGCGTCACGGTCGCCGACGCGGAGGGCAAGATCGTCAACCGCGCCGCGAGCAGGAAGAAGGCCGACGAGAAGGACTACCTCGCCCACGGCTGGGGCTGGGCGTGGCCGGCCAACCGGCGCATCCTCTACAACCGCGCCGCGGCGGCACCCGACGGCCGGCCGTGGAGCGAGAAGAAGAAGTTCCTCTGGTGGGACCCGGAGGCGCCGTCCAACGTGCCCGACAAGAAGGGCCGATGGGTCGGCTTCGACGTGCCCGACTTCAACGCCTTCCTGGCGCCCGACGCCAAGGGGGGCGACAACCCGTACATCATGCGGGCGGACGGCAAGGGGGCGTTCTTCGGCCCGCTGGTCGACGGGCCGTTCCCCGAGCACTACGAGCCGATGGAGTCGCCGGTCAAGAACCTCCTCTCCAAGACGCAGAACAACCCGACGGCCAAGCGCTGGACGGTGGGCGAGAAGCGGAACGAGCTGGCGGGGGTCGGGTCGACCGAGTACCCGTACGTGATCACGACGTACCGGCTGACCGAGCATCACCTCTCGGGCGTCATGTCGCGCAACCTGCCCTTGCTCGCGGAGCTGTACGAGTCGCACTTCGTCGAGATGAGCCAGGAGCTCGCGAAGGAGCTCGGCATCCAGAACGGCGAGAAGGTGACCGTCATGACGCCGCGGGGCAAGATCCACGTGAAGGCGATGGTGACCCAGCGGCTCAAGCCCTTCACGATCGACGGCAGGACCGTCCACCAGATCGGCATCCCGTGGCACTGGGGCTACAATGGCGTCCCGGCACTCCCCGGGAGCAAGGGAGACATCACCAACGACCTGTCGGCCAACGTGGGAGACCCCAACGTCTTCATCCAGGAGTCCAAGGCCTTCCTCTGCAACGTGAAGAAGGGGGTGGTCTAG
- a CDS encoding DUF2203 domain-containing protein has product MTERHFTAAEVDALIPRLTELMGAAMERHRQATALAGMLQDERERIGRSGGGVVNRREWKARAERLDGLTIEVREAVTAITELGGVVKDLDLGLVDFPGLVREAAGEEPVNLCWKHGEDAVRFWHRMSDGYAQRKPLP; this is encoded by the coding sequence GTGACGGAGCGTCACTTCACCGCGGCCGAGGTGGACGCCCTCATCCCGCGGCTCACCGAGCTCATGGGTGCCGCGATGGAGCGCCACCGCCAGGCGACGGCGCTCGCCGGGATGCTGCAGGACGAGCGGGAGCGGATCGGGCGCTCCGGCGGCGGAGTGGTGAACCGGCGCGAGTGGAAGGCGCGCGCCGAGCGGCTCGACGGCCTCACGATCGAGGTACGGGAGGCGGTGACGGCGATCACCGAGCTGGGCGGCGTGGTGAAGGATCTCGACCTGGGGCTCGTGGACTTCCCGGGGCTCGTGCGCGAGGCGGCGGGGGAGGAGCCCGTCAACCTCTGCTGGAAGCACGGCGAGGACGCCGTGCGCTTCTGGCATCGGATGAGCGACGGCTACGCCCAGCGGAAGCCCTTGCCATGA
- a CDS encoding iron-sulfur cluster-binding protein, translated as MSDEALRTPFAARAGAALGDAHLQEALTIATSKFMALRRESFAGFPEGEALRDRARAVKEATLQRLDAHLEQLADSVERLGGHVHWAASGEEAREIILRLCRERGVRTAVKSKSMATEEIELNAALEAAGVTPVETDLGEYIIQLAHEKPSHIIAPAIHKTKAQVADLFSRELRQRFPAEPEALTAAARKELRQKFLAADMGITGANFAVAETGTVVLVTNEGNGRMVTSLPRIHVAVMGIDKVIPSMTDLMLFLAILARSATGQKLSVYTTLVRGPRHAGELEGPEEFHLVLMDSGRSAQIAGPLREALYCLRCGACLNVCPVYRQIGGHAYGHTYPGPIGILLTAMLKGDRSVKELAHASSLCGACHEVCPVRIDIPRMLIGLREELDRARIASWGERVLFGALGRVLGSPTLFRLAGRIGRLAQRPFVSNGRMRRLPFLFGRWTRSRDLPPVAASPFSERWTDLGR; from the coding sequence ATGAGCGACGAGGCGCTCCGCACCCCCTTCGCAGCCCGGGCCGGCGCCGCGCTCGGCGACGCGCACCTGCAGGAAGCGCTCACGATCGCGACGAGCAAGTTCATGGCGCTGAGGCGCGAGTCCTTCGCCGGCTTCCCCGAGGGCGAGGCGCTGCGCGACCGCGCGCGCGCCGTGAAGGAGGCCACGCTCCAGCGGCTCGACGCTCATCTCGAGCAGCTCGCCGACAGCGTGGAGCGTCTCGGCGGGCACGTGCACTGGGCGGCCAGCGGGGAGGAGGCGCGCGAGATCATCCTCCGTCTCTGCCGGGAGCGCGGCGTGCGCACCGCCGTCAAGTCCAAGTCCATGGCGACGGAGGAGATCGAGCTGAACGCGGCGCTGGAGGCCGCCGGCGTCACGCCCGTGGAGACAGATCTCGGCGAGTACATCATCCAGCTCGCGCACGAGAAGCCCTCCCACATCATCGCCCCGGCGATTCACAAGACCAAGGCGCAGGTGGCCGACCTCTTCTCGCGCGAGCTGCGCCAGCGCTTCCCGGCCGAGCCGGAGGCGCTCACCGCCGCGGCCCGGAAGGAGCTGCGCCAGAAGTTCCTCGCGGCCGACATGGGGATCACGGGCGCCAACTTCGCCGTGGCCGAGACGGGGACCGTCGTGCTCGTCACCAACGAGGGCAACGGGCGCATGGTGACCTCGCTGCCGCGCATCCACGTGGCGGTGATGGGGATCGACAAGGTCATCCCCTCGATGACGGACCTGATGCTGTTCCTGGCGATCCTGGCGCGCAGCGCCACCGGGCAGAAGCTCTCCGTGTACACGACGCTGGTCCGCGGCCCGCGACATGCGGGAGAGCTCGAGGGGCCCGAGGAGTTCCACCTGGTCCTCATGGACAGCGGCCGCTCGGCGCAGATCGCCGGACCCCTGCGCGAGGCGCTGTACTGCCTGCGCTGCGGCGCCTGCCTCAACGTCTGTCCGGTGTACCGGCAGATCGGGGGCCACGCCTACGGGCACACCTATCCGGGGCCGATCGGCATCCTGCTCACGGCCATGCTCAAGGGCGACCGGTCCGTGAAGGAGCTGGCGCATGCCTCGTCGCTGTGCGGGGCCTGCCACGAGGTGTGCCCGGTGCGCATCGACATTCCCCGGATGCTGATCGGACTGCGGGAAGAGCTGGATCGCGCCCGCATTGCCTCGTGGGGCGAGCGGGTGCTCTTCGGCGCGCTCGGCCGCGTGCTCGGCTCGCCGACGCTCTTCAGGCTTGCGGGGCGGATCGGGCGTCTGGCGCAGCGGCCCTTCGTCAGCAACGGCCGCATGCGGCGCCTGCCCTTCCTCTTCGGACGGTGGACGCGGAGCCGCGACCTGCCGCCGGTGGCCGCGAGCCCCTTCAGCGAGCGCTGGACGGATCTGGGGCGCTGA